CTGAAGCAATGTCGTAAACACACCTCTCTAGAACTAGAATGGTGGTGGTATTTGCAGCTTAAACTTTCCACAGTTTCTCGCTCCCTGAACTATATGCGTTTACATAATGTTGCATTGTGTGACCGCTAACACAGCTGCTTCATGACTGAAATCGTTTCATGCCTTCATGTGTATGTAGGATTTCTCAAAATGTGTATACCAGTGATTTTGATTATTTAGCATTGCCCTTGCCCTTTGTGGATTCATGCAGCTGTTCTGTTTGATGAAATGTCGGCACCAACATCGATTCCCCGTGGTTCCAAGAGTGCGCGAGGCAGCAGGAATGGTGTCGACAGGCTCAGCAGCCTATCTGATGATCTGCTCCACCATGTGATGTCCTTCCTGCCGATGCCGGAGGTCGTGCGCACAAGTCTTCTCTCACCAAGATGGCGCAATCTTTGGTGCTCTACACCATTCATCCGCATCGACAGCCAAGATTTCGTGGATAAACGGAAGCTGGAGAATTTCGGGGACTGCTTgctgctcttgcatgactgtaccACTTCCTTGGATGAAGCCCGAATCTCTGCCCAATGGGTTAATGATACCAAATGTTCCGTGTGGATTCGTCATGCCATTATGCACAAAGTTCGTCTGCTTCATATTTCTGGATCTCTCAGTTTGGATAGGACAGTAATCTTTCCTTCTCGGCACCTCGAAACAATCAGGCTCCAATCTGTCATGTTGAAACATGGGTTATTTAGGCCGCTGAACTACGACTGCCCTGTGCTTGAACATCTAGAGCTGGAGTGGTGTGGTTTCTGTGACTGTGAGGAGATCTCATCGAGGTCACTCAAGGTTCTGCATATCAGTGACTGCCAGCTTACCTCCAGTCTCCTGATTTGTGCTAGGAACCTTACCCATCTCTCTATCCTTGACACAGAAATTGGTGGTATAGTAACCAGGGATCTGTCTTGTCTGGTAACAGCTTCGATTAGTCTAATACCCAAATATTTTCATCATAAGTACACAGTATTGGATCGTCATCTACATCTACTTGATGGCCTTTCACATGCCACAACGTTGGAGCTGCATGCGCCATTGCATGAGGTAAGAATGGGTTCTTTTCTGTTTCTTACCCATATGATGAAAAATGCCCAATGTTGCTAGTCTAAGAATGTTTGCTTTCATGTCTGATGGATGAATTTGAAGCGCACATTTGAGGGAGCTTTGCAAACATGCCCAATGTTCAGCAACCTGACAAGCTTGGTGCTGGGCGATTGGTGCATGACTGCTGACTTGTACCCACTGCACCGGATTCTCCAATGCTCGGACAAGCTGAAGGAGCTCACTTTGAAGCTCGAAATGGTACTTACTCAGAAGCATATATGTCCACGTACCAATTGGTCTGCTACAACTCTTACTGACACTACGACTACCTTGATGTTGATATTCTGCAGGACGAATGCACCACATGCAAACTCTTGCTACCAATAAGGAGAGCGTCGCCATCGGGCTCAGGCAGCTACCCTTGCATCGAGAGGATCAAAATCTACTGCCAGAAAGATCATCCAAGGGTCGATGAGTTGGTGCAGGCGTTGGCACAGACTGCCTGCAATGCGAAGATCAGCGTCGAGCAGCCCAGATCCATGCTAACCAAGAGCTCATTCGCAAAGTTGATTTGTTATTGAGACAGTGTTTTGGAGACGCCGAAGTTCCTTGGTCCATGCGTGTGATGGTTGTTGGATCTGAACTGCTTCGTAAATGTAGGCTGGTTGATGGATTCTGGTGGGTATTCAGTCTAGTTTCCCCAGCTTTCCTGTGCTTGAACAATTATACCTGGAGCACAACTGCTGAGAAAATCTTTTCGAATGGAATGTGAGCTTCTGAATTATTAGCAAATTCACGCTTCCCCGGTTATATTAGCTATCAAAGTTCCAGTCTTCCACAAAATAAACTAGCCAGCTTTTGACTAACAATCGTTCAACTTTCATGTGCTGGGAAAAATAAAGAATGAGCAATTGGCTTCTTTAAAAATTAATATGGGCTTTCACCTTGTACAATAGAGAATTCTCTTGTGCTTTCGGAAAATGGCGATTTTCGCTAGTACATTATTGATCACAGAAGTATGGGTCAGTTTTATACCTTAACAGTTACAAAcatctaagggcatgtacaatggttctatcttaggagtgccacgtaggataaatgatgaggtggaggagagagaactcataagaaaaggtttgtcttctcttatttaagagaagacaagagatgatctcttagcacaatatgtctcaccatgtttttaggaatttctaattattgaagataaggctaagagatgatccattgtagactctcttttttgtcttctttagATTACATGCAAAAGTTAAGATatgactatcttatcaaccattgtacatgccctaagtagATGGTTTGTTTCTTTAAAAAAGCGTCTTCACAGATTTGCTGACACATGCAAGGCCTCATATTGAATCTAACTATCCAGTGTTAGCTAAGCCTCCTGTCCTATGTCAATGCATGCCAACTTTTTGAAATGTAGAAAAAATTTTATTACCCATGATACAAATTCATGGCAAGAAATTACTCatagaaatactccctccgtccggaaatacttgtcctagaaatagataaaatggatgtatctataactaaaataagtctagatacaaccatttccaggacaagtatttccggacagagggagtgcTAAATTAAGAATAGCATTAACATCAATAAAAACTAATAAAAATCTTGAAAAAATTAAAtggataaaaaagaagagaaaaggagaATCGTAGCTGCATGAAAACGGAGCTCTACTTCAACCAGCTCTGCCATCAAAATAAGACCACCTGGAGAACAATTCACAAGACATTGTTCAAGATATGAACTCCAGAGATAGCTGAATCGGCAATGCAAACACCAACACATGAAAGAAAAACTAGTGGAAACTCAATTTGAAAAATTAGAGTTGCGGTACTACAGACTGTAAAACATGATCGCTATTCTAATTAAATGAAGAATAAAAGACACGATTTCTGTTCAAAGATCTGCGGCCTGAGAGCACACAGATCCCCAACACAAAACCAAAATCTTATGTAGATTTTTAACTGGAATCTGATACTCTCCTTTCTTCTGAAAACAGAACAGAACTTGTACTCGACTGAACAAATACTAGCATATTTAAAAGTTCAGAATGCATCACACCAGCAAGCCAGCATGGAAATGGAACCATTAATCGTCTTATCTAAAGTGGAGGCCATCAGCTGGCATCACAAATAACCATGCAGGTTAATTAACAATACGATTATGCTGGCAATTAATTGTCTTCATTTTAGCAGCCAGCTCGCCCTAACCAACCAAGTCTACTACTAGTTAAATACTTAGCTAAACCAAATGATGTTAATTAGCACATGGATCTTTCATTTTGTTCCAGAAGTAATATAAGAGATACACTGAGGCACAAAAGAACATCATTGGTGTTGAGGGCCACAAGTGTGTCCTGAAGGAAGCAGATGGTGCTAGACGATGGAACGCCTTTTCAGGCTGCCTCCTGACTCTGCCAGATGGACCTTGGAGCAAGGTTGGGAAGGTTTTGTCGCGGTGGCGGCATCTTTCTTGGGGATGGAATGGGGCTCGAAGCCGGGCGGGCCAGCCCAAGGTACTGCTGACGGCGGCGGCTGAGGGGGAGAGACCGACGCATGCGCATGAGGGGGCTCGAAGCCAGGCGGACCGGCCCAGCCTGCTGAAGATTGTTGCTGCTGCTGAGAACTAGTGTCGGTGACATGGCTTGACAACTGCTGCTGCTGAGAACTAGTGTCGGCGAGATGGGTTGAGGACACAGGAGACCATTCCATGTCAGGAGCAAATGATGAACTGGCTGATAGAGATTCAGGTGGCTGAGATGTTTGAGAAGCAGCGTCGGTTCCCTGGCCCCTGTTCTCAGTGTATGCTGATTCGGCAGCAAAATGGTATGGCCAATGCGACGTTGGTACTCCAATTGCCGTCTTTGAGGGATCAGGGACTGTGAACTGGGAGTAGAGATGCGCCATGTAGCTGCCCATAGCGCTTTGATGGACACCGGCTATCCTAACCTCCAAGATGTGGCCCTCCAGTAGGTAACCGTTCATGTAACTGAGAGCCACGGCAGAAGCATAAGTATCAGCAAATTTGACAAATCCGTATCCCTTGCACACACCAGTGCATAGGTCAACAACTGCCTTGGCTTGAGTGATTTGGCCGCATGGCAGAAAGAGTTCGATCAGCTTTTCAGTGGTGACGTAGGGCGGGAGATGGCAGACATATAAGTTGGTCATGTCGATTTGTTTCTGCTGCCCATTGGCAGGCCACGGTTGTTGCAGTTGTAGTGTTGGGGGAGCATTTGTGGCAGCGTTGAGATCCATGGGATTTGTTGCAGCAGCATTGGCATTGGCAGGCCTCTGTTGTAGCGTTAGAGGAGCGTTTGCTGCAGCGTTGAAATCAACAGGATTAGGAAGGCCTGATACTCTGACAGCCAGGGTACTTCCTCCAATAAGATAACCATCCATATGATCAATTGCAGCAGCGGCAGACGAAGAGTTTTGGTACCTAACCATACCATACCCACGAAACATCCTAGATTGCACAATTTGTCCGTACGGCCGGAAAAGCTCGACCAGCTGATCGCCAGTAATCGTCGGTGGGATGCCGGCAACACACAAGTTGGCCATATCAATTTCTCTCATGGGCTTGGCAGCTGACTGTGATGAACCATGCTCTGCCCCATCGGTTGGACAAGAGGAGTCTGATCGCCTGACCACTAGCCTCTTTCCACCAATTAGGTACCCATCCATGCGTTCGACAGCCTTGATCGCTGACGCTACATCTGCATAGAACACTAGGCTATACTCCAGATTGATCATGACTTTGCTGATCCGACCAAAGGGCACGAAAAGTTCAACCAGCTTATCAGCGTTCACGGTCCGCGGAAGGTTAGTGACGTACAGTCTAAATTTGTTGATTTCTGGAGAGGCAATTGGCGAGCCTTGTACAGCTGAGCTGGATGCTGATGATGAAAGGCCTGCAACTCTGACAATTAATGTCTCCCCTTCAACCAGTGATCCATTCATTAGTGCAATAGCCTCAGCAGCACATTGAGAATCGGCAAACTTGACGAAGCCATATCCTTGGTCTGCTGCCACTCTAGCATGGGTGATCTTACCAAATGGCGAGAAAAGCTCAACCAGCTTATTTGTGTCAATGGATACAGGAATGTTGCAGACATATAGATTCGCCATGTCGATTTCCTTGTTGGGTCTGGGTGGAGAGGTGTCATACACTCGGACGTCTATCTTTTTACCCTCAACCAGAAATCCATTCAAATGGATGATGGCCTGAGCTGCATGATGAGAATCAGAGTACTTCACAAAGCCATATCCTTTGCTTAAACCTGTGGTGTGATCCCTGGGCATCCTTATATCAGTTACTTTCCCGAAAGGCAGAAAATACTCGAGTAGCTTCAGCGTGTCCATGGCTGAGGGGAGGTTACAGACATACAAGTAGCTCGGGTCGATTTCCTTTGAGGGCAGACTGCAAGTTTCTGACACGGACTGCATGGATGGATTGGATACTGATGGTGGAGCTGGAACTGCAGCTACTCTAACCTCTAATGTTTTCCCATCAACCAGGCGCCCATTCATGCGTTCAATAGCTGCTGTGGCACTACGAGGTTCAGCATACTTCACAAAGCCATATCCCCGGCTTACACCAGTGAAACGATCATCCGCCACTCTTGATTGAACGATTCGTCCGAAAGGTAGAAATAGCTCTTTGAGCTTGTTAGAAGTCACAGAAGCTGGCAGGTTACCCACATACAGGTTAGTGTCATCCACTTCTTTCAGCTTGACACCTTCCTGAGGTAAAGAAACTGTGTGTTCTTGCCTCTTACACAAGCGGCTGTCCTGGTCATCAAACTGAGCTTTCCTTTTCTCCAACCTGGCAGCACCAAAACTTTCAGTACTGTATGTGTAACAAGACACATCAGTAGCAAACCTGACAGACAATCGTTTCTTGAACGGCTTCAATTCAATTTCATCAGTCACTGGTACCACCTTGTGCTCATGGCTGCTGCCCTTTCCCAGTGCCTGTTTTAGGACCTCTTCCTCATTTTGTTCCTTCTTGATAGCCTGAACAGGACTGGACTTCTTCTTCACAAACTTTTCCTCATGAGCCACCTCAACATCACATGGCTCCACTTCACAGAGCTGATCCGTGAAAGGCTCCGCATAATATGAGTCCTGCTC
The window above is part of the Triticum aestivum cultivar Chinese Spring chromosome 2A, IWGSC CS RefSeq v2.1, whole genome shotgun sequence genome. Proteins encoded here:
- the LOC123191094 gene encoding F-box/LRR-repeat protein At3g58900, coding for MSAPTSIPRGSKSARGSRNGVDRLSSLSDDLLHHVMSFLPMPEVVRTSLLSPRWRNLWCSTPFIRIDSQDFVDKRKLENFGDCLLLLHDCTTSLDEARISAQWVNDTKCSVWIRHAIMHKVRLLHISGSLSLDRTVIFPSRHLETIRLQSVMLKHGLFRPLNYDCPVLEHLELEWCGFCDCEEISSRSLKVLHISDCQLTSSLLICARNLTHLSILDTEIGGIVTRDLSCLVTASISLIPKYFHHKYTVLDRHLHLLDGLSHATTLELHAPLHERTFEGALQTCPMFSNLTSLVLGDWCMTADLYPLHRILQCSDKLKELTLKLEMDECTTCKLLLPIRRASPSGSGSYPCIERIKIYCQKDHPRVDELVQALAQTACNAKISVEQPRSMLTKSSFAKLICY
- the LOC123191093 gene encoding multiple RNA-binding domain-containing protein 1, with product MGHKSDLADQLQEDGSDGMNAVAAEYEECSEEEEPFEREFYDDDDDDDDDDDDDDDDDDDDDKENVGEPETQAVDPCDDPFAEEEEANAEEPCGGITPLEDEDASYDEPFVDELCYEEEDSGEQDSYYAEPFTDQLCEVEPCDVEVAHEEKFVKKKSSPVQAIKKEQNEEEVLKQALGKGSSHEHKVVPVTDEIELKPFKKRLSVRFATDVSCYTYSTESFGAARLEKRKAQFDDQDSRLCKRQEHTVSLPQEGVKLKEVDDTNLYVGNLPASVTSNKLKELFLPFGRIVQSRVADDRFTGVSRGYGFVKYAEPRSATAAIERMNGRLVDGKTLEVRVAAVPAPPSVSNPSMQSVSETCSLPSKEIDPSYLYVCNLPSAMDTLKLLEYFLPFGKVTDIRMPRDHTTGLSKGYGFVKYSDSHHAAQAIIHLNGFLVEGKKIDVRVYDTSPPRPNKEIDMANLYVCNIPVSIDTNKLVELFSPFGKITHARVAADQGYGFVKFADSQCAAEAIALMNGSLVEGETLIVRVAGLSSSASSSAVQGSPIASPEINKFRLYVTNLPRTVNADKLVELFVPFGRISKVMINLEYSLVFYADVASAIKAVERMDGYLIGGKRLVVRRSDSSCPTDGAEHGSSQSAAKPMREIDMANLCVAGIPPTITGDQLVELFRPYGQIVQSRMFRGYGMVRYQNSSSAAAAIDHMDGYLIGGSTLAVRVSGLPNPVDFNAAANAPLTLQQRPANANAAATNPMDLNAATNAPPTLQLQQPWPANGQQKQIDMTNLYVCHLPPYVTTEKLIELFLPCGQITQAKAVVDLCTGVCKGYGFVKFADTYASAVALSYMNGYLLEGHILEVRIAGVHQSAMGSYMAHLYSQFTVPDPSKTAIGVPTSHWPYHFAAESAYTENRGQGTDAASQTSQPPESLSASSSFAPDMEWSPVSSTHLADTSSQQQQLSSHVTDTSSQQQQQSSAGWAGPPGFEPPHAHASVSPPQPPPSAVPWAGPPGFEPHSIPKKDAATATKPSQPCSKVHLAESGGSLKRRSIV